A part of Rattus norvegicus strain BN/NHsdMcwi chromosome 4, GRCr8, whole genome shotgun sequence genomic DNA contains:
- the Nom1 gene encoding nucleolar MIF4G domain-containing protein 1 isoform X2 — MARTKCSGVRRGPGGGKGPLKRLRLAVEGFVRATSESEACENRSAVARSRPGDRKSRKELRKKKRQLRKVRRLQRTVGSGSGDQEGNVGLNGGPETRPRIEMRPTPAKATATPVKASAPSANTKASATQPKANSSYSKGTMTSTQAKAKGAPGKPGPATATARKRALLAANEEEDREIRKLERCLGLHKRKKGDGSSVPLSFARDGLDYILGALEYGRSGGLYESSDEEEEGKVETGQTFLESDPESNSEESEEDPDSQVPQEDQEDVNSQKEGETESGTRGNKGNKKVRFAEVVEKSESSLEDDLEHQESHCVESGEKYIPPQLRSEETVDVQKKEELDRLKKHVKGLINRLSEPNMASISGQLEELYMAHSRKYMNDTLTAVLMDACVTTSTMPSRLMMEHVFLVSILHHTVGTEVGACFLEAVVKKFDDVYRDGGEGKELDNLFTMIAHLYNFHVVQSLLIFDILKKLVGTFTERDIELILLMLKNVGFALRKDDALSLKELITEAQAQAIGAGNKFQDQNRVRFMLETMLALKNNDMRKIPGYNPEPVEKLKKLQRALVRNASSGSETQLRISWDGILNAEQTGRWWIVGSAWSGTPMIENHHTHLQKPLAGTASSKMLELARKQRMNTDVRRNIFCTMMTSEDFLDAFEKLLK; from the exons ATGGCTCGCACGAAGTGTAGCGGCGTCCGTCGCGGTCCGGGCGGTGGGAAGGGACCCCTGAAACGGCTACGGCTGGCCGTGGAAGGCTTCGTGCGGGCTACCTCCGAGAGCGAAGCCTGCGAGAATCGCAGCGCTGTGGCGCGCTCCCGGCCTGGCGACCGAAAGAGCCGCAAGGAGCTTCGTAAGAAGAAGCGACAGCTGAGGAAAGTGCGGCGCCTGCAGAGGACAGTAGGCTCCGGATCAGGGGACCAAGAAGGGAATGTCGGCCTTAACGGTGGCCCGGAAACTCGGCCGCGCATTGAGATGAGGCCGACCCCCGCCAAGGCTACAGCAACCCCTGTCAAGGCCAGTGCTCCCTCCGCTAACACCAAGGCCTCGGCGACCCAGCCTAAGGCCAATAGTTCCTACTCCAAGGGTACCATGACTTCAACTCAGGCAAAGGCTAAAGGTGCTCCCGGAAAGCCTGGTCCTGCCACCGCCACTGCCCGGAAGCGGGCACTTCTAGCGGCCAATGAGGAGGAGGACCGAGAGATCAGAAAGCTGGAACGATGCCTCGGCCTCCACAAGCGTAAGAAGGGTGATGGTAGCTCCGTACCGCTCAGTTTCGCGCGCGACGGTCTAGACTACATCCTGGGGGCCCTGGAATATGGGAGAAGCGGTGGCCTGTACGAAAGCAgcgatgaagaggaggaaggaaaggtggagaCTGGACAGACATTCTTGGAGAGTGACCCTGAGAGCAATTCTGAAGAAAGTGAGGAGGACCCAGACTCGCAAGTGCcgcaggaggatcaggaagatGTAAACTCccaaaaggaaggagaaacagaaagtggGACAAGAGGAAATAAAGGGAATAAGAAAGTGCGTTTTGCAGAAGTTGTAGAAAAGAGCGAAAGTTCTTTGGAAGATGACTTAGAACATCAG GAGAGTCACTGTGTTGAAAGTGGTGAAAAGTACATCCCTCCTCAGTTGAGAAGTGAGGAGACAGTAGATGTCCAAAAGAAAGAAGAGCTAGACAGGCTCAAGAAACATGTTAAAGGCCTAATTAACAG GTTGAGTGAACCAAACATGGCTTCTATAAGTGGGCAGCTAGAGGAGCTGTACATGGCCCACAGCAGGAAGTACATGAACGATACTCTGACTGCTGTCCTCATGGATGCCTGTGTCACTACCTCAACCATGCCCAGCAGACTGATGATGGAGCATGTCTTCTTAGTCAGTATCCTCCACCACACGGTCGGAACAGAG GTTGGTGCTTGCTTCCTTGAAGCTGTGGTGAAGAAGTTTGATGATGTCTATAGAGATGGAGGTGAGGGGAAAGAACTGGACAACCTCTTTACCATGATTGCTCATTTGTACAACTTCCACGTGGTACAGTCTCTCCTCATCTTTGACATTTTAAAGAAGCTTGTTGGAACTTTTACGGAAAGAGACATTGAGCTGATCCTGTTGATGCTGAAAAATGTGGGCTTTGCATTGAGAAAAGATGATGCCTTGTCACTTAAGGAACTGATCACAGAAGCCCAGGCCCAGGCCATTGGTGCAGGCAACAAGTTTCAGGACCAGAACAGG GTACGGTTTATGTTGGAAACAATGCTGGCTCTGAAGAACAATGACATGCGTAAAATCCCTGGCTATAATCCTGAGCCTGTGGAGAAGCTGAAGAAGTTGCAGAGAGCTCTG GTTCGAAATGCTAGCTCAGGTTCTGAGACTCAGCTTCGCATCTCCTGGGATGGCATCTTGAATGCAGAGCAGACTGGTCGCTGGTGGATTGTGGGGTCTGCATGGAGTGGGACCCCAATGATTGAAAACCATCACACACACCTGCAGAAGCCACTTGCAGGCACG GCTAGCTCTAAGATGCTGGAGCTtgccaggaagcagaggatgaACACTGATGTCAGGAGGAATATATTCTGTACTATGATGACAAGTGAGGACTTCTTGGATGCCTTTGAGAAGCTGCTGAAGTAA
- the Nom1 gene encoding nucleolar MIF4G domain-containing protein 1 isoform X4, whose product MARTKCSGVRRGPGGGKGPLKRLRLAVEGFVRATSESEACENRSAVARSRPGDRKSRKELRKKKRQLRKVRRLQRTVGSGSGDQEGNVGLNGGPETRPRIEMRPTPAKATATPVKASAPSANTKASATQPKANSSYSKGTMTSTQAKAKGAPGKPGPATATARKRALLAANEEEDREIRKLERCLGLHKRKKGDGSSVPLSFARDGLDYILGALEYGRSGGLYESSDEEEEGKVETGQTFLESDPESNSEESEEDPDSQVPQEDQEDVNSQKEGETESGTRGNKGNKKVRFAEVVEKSESSLEDDLEHQESHCVESGEKYIPPQLRSEETVDVQKKEELDRLKKHVKGLINRLSEPNMASISGQLEELYMAHSRKYMNDTLTAVLMDACVTTSTMPSRLMMEHVFLVSILHHTVGTEVGACFLEAVVKKFDDVYRDGGTVYVGNNAGSEEQ is encoded by the exons ATGGCTCGCACGAAGTGTAGCGGCGTCCGTCGCGGTCCGGGCGGTGGGAAGGGACCCCTGAAACGGCTACGGCTGGCCGTGGAAGGCTTCGTGCGGGCTACCTCCGAGAGCGAAGCCTGCGAGAATCGCAGCGCTGTGGCGCGCTCCCGGCCTGGCGACCGAAAGAGCCGCAAGGAGCTTCGTAAGAAGAAGCGACAGCTGAGGAAAGTGCGGCGCCTGCAGAGGACAGTAGGCTCCGGATCAGGGGACCAAGAAGGGAATGTCGGCCTTAACGGTGGCCCGGAAACTCGGCCGCGCATTGAGATGAGGCCGACCCCCGCCAAGGCTACAGCAACCCCTGTCAAGGCCAGTGCTCCCTCCGCTAACACCAAGGCCTCGGCGACCCAGCCTAAGGCCAATAGTTCCTACTCCAAGGGTACCATGACTTCAACTCAGGCAAAGGCTAAAGGTGCTCCCGGAAAGCCTGGTCCTGCCACCGCCACTGCCCGGAAGCGGGCACTTCTAGCGGCCAATGAGGAGGAGGACCGAGAGATCAGAAAGCTGGAACGATGCCTCGGCCTCCACAAGCGTAAGAAGGGTGATGGTAGCTCCGTACCGCTCAGTTTCGCGCGCGACGGTCTAGACTACATCCTGGGGGCCCTGGAATATGGGAGAAGCGGTGGCCTGTACGAAAGCAgcgatgaagaggaggaaggaaaggtggagaCTGGACAGACATTCTTGGAGAGTGACCCTGAGAGCAATTCTGAAGAAAGTGAGGAGGACCCAGACTCGCAAGTGCcgcaggaggatcaggaagatGTAAACTCccaaaaggaaggagaaacagaaagtggGACAAGAGGAAATAAAGGGAATAAGAAAGTGCGTTTTGCAGAAGTTGTAGAAAAGAGCGAAAGTTCTTTGGAAGATGACTTAGAACATCAG GAGAGTCACTGTGTTGAAAGTGGTGAAAAGTACATCCCTCCTCAGTTGAGAAGTGAGGAGACAGTAGATGTCCAAAAGAAAGAAGAGCTAGACAGGCTCAAGAAACATGTTAAAGGCCTAATTAACAG GTTGAGTGAACCAAACATGGCTTCTATAAGTGGGCAGCTAGAGGAGCTGTACATGGCCCACAGCAGGAAGTACATGAACGATACTCTGACTGCTGTCCTCATGGATGCCTGTGTCACTACCTCAACCATGCCCAGCAGACTGATGATGGAGCATGTCTTCTTAGTCAGTATCCTCCACCACACGGTCGGAACAGAG GTTGGTGCTTGCTTCCTTGAAGCTGTGGTGAAGAAGTTTGATGATGTCTATAGAGATGGAG GTACGGTTTATGTTGGAAACAATGCTGGCTCTGAAGAACAATGA